Proteins from a genomic interval of Zonotrichia albicollis isolate bZonAlb1 chromosome 18, bZonAlb1.hap1, whole genome shotgun sequence:
- the GGT5 gene encoding glutathione hydrolase 5 proenzyme encodes MSTGKICCLVLLSLAVLAGAVTLVVILSQPRCAAQQYRHGAVAADTETCSLIGRDILKSGGSAVDAAIAGLICTSVMNPQSSGLGGGVVFTIYDASTGAVEVINARETAPRVFPHNLLSGCGVGFPIGPRWIGVPGEIRGYEVAHERHGRLPWKALFEPTIKLLSEPLLISPVLEKILHHPAFSGPGKSLCPLLCAGGRFLKLGESFRWPALQRTLRAVAEQGAAAFYEGEIGRALVEDISKAGSSLSLEDLRAYTAQVSSALNITLNKHTKVFAPGPPMGGAVLMFILKVLEEYKFHKESLATPEEKVETYHYIAEALKFGNMLRPHMSDPAFSENQVPVETLLSEQFAETARQRIDARGDHQLSHYSLLEPLLREQHRSLGTSHISVLAADGSAVSATSTINYPFGSLVYSNQTGIILNNELADFCIANRSIKPGEKPPSAMVPSILLSKSGDMLAIGGAGGSWIISATTMAIINKLWFGYDLEHAISAPVMHTQGDSVLFEDSFSKEVKAGLLGRGHKEKQDKLAMNVVQGISKEGKCISAFSDKRKLGKSAGY; translated from the exons ATGTCCACGGGCAAGATCtgctgcctggtgctgctgtccctggccgTGCTGGCGGGGGCCGTGACCCTCGTGGTCATCCTGAGCCAGCCCCGGTGCGCTGCCCAGCAGTACCGGCACGGCGCCGTGGCTGCCGACACCGAGACGTGCTCCCTCATCGGCCG GGACATCCTGAAAAGTGGAGGCTCAGCTGTGGATGCTGCCATTGCAGGCTTGATCTGCACTTCAGTGATGAACCCCCAGAGCTCAGGCCTGGGTGGTGGGGTCGTTTTTACCATCTATGATGCCAGCACAG GAGCAGTGGAGGTGATCAATGCCCGTGAGACAGCCCCACGAGTGTTTCCTCACAACCTCTTGTCTGGCTGTGGTGTTGGCTTCCCCATTG GTCCCCGCTGGATTGGTGTCCCTGGAGAGATCCGGGGCTATGAGGTGGCCCACGAGCGCCACGGCCGCCTGCCATGGAAAGCCCTGTTTGAGCCAACCATCAAGCTGCTTTCAGAGCCTCTGCTCATTTCTCCAGTTCTGGAAAAAATTCTCCATCACCCAGCCTTCTCTGGACCAGGGAAAAGCCTGTG CCcgctgctgtgtgctggtgGCAGATTCCTGAAGCTGGGCGAGTCATTCCGGTGGCCAGCGCTGCAGCGAACGCTGCGAGCCGTGGCggaacagggagctgctgcGTTCTATGAGGGAGAGATTGGGAGGGCCCTGGTGGAGGACATCAGCAAGGCTG GGTCCAGCCTCTCACTGGAGGATCTTCGGGCATACACAGCACAGGTGTCCTCAGCTCTGAACATCACCCTGAACAAACACACCAAAGTGTTTGCTCCAGGACCACCCATGGGAGGTGCAGTGCTCATGTTCATCCTCAAGGTATTGGAAG AGTATAAATTCCACAAAGAATCACTGGcaacacctgaggagaaggtaGAAACCTATCACTACATTGCAGAGGCCCTGAAGTTTGGCAACATGCTAAGACCCCACATGAGTGACCCAGCCTTCTCTGAAAATCAG gtgcCTGTGGAGACCCTGCTGTCTGAGCAGTTTGCTGAGACTGCCAGGCAGAGGATAGATGCTCGTGGTGACCACCAGCTGAGCCACTACAGCCTGCTGGAGCCCCTcctcagggagcagcacaggagcctgGGCACGAGCCACATCTCCGTGCTGGCTGCAGACGGCAGCGCCGTGTCGGCCACCAGCACCATCAACTACCC ATTTGGCTCCCTTGTGTATTCCAACCAAACTGGGATCATTTTAAATAATGAACTTGCTGACTTCTGCATAGCAAACAGAAGCATTAAACCAG GAGAGAAGCCTCCCTCAGCAATGGTGCCTTCCATCCTCCTCTCCAAGTCAGGAGACATGCTGGCGATTGGAGGAGCTGGGGGCAGCTGGATTATCAGTGCCACCACCATG GCAATTATAAACAAGCTGTGGTTTGGTTATGACTTGGAACACGCCATCTCAGCTCCTGTCATGCACACCCAGGGGGACAGTGTCCTGTTTGAGGACTCCTTCAGCAAG GAGGTTAAGGCTGGCCTGCTGGGAAGAGGACATAAAGAGAAGCAAGATAAACTTGCGATGAATGTTGTACAGGGAATTTCCAAGGAAGGAAAGTGCATCTCTGCTTTCTCTGATAAAAGGAAGCTGGGGAAGTCGGCTGGGTATTAG